The following are encoded in a window of Tissierellales bacterium genomic DNA:
- a CDS encoding YlmC/YmxH family sporulation protein produces MLGISDIKTKEVINIATGERLGYVYDFEIDMEKGKITSFVLPSNTKGLGIFSKPNDIIIYWEDIIKIGADTILIDISEEI; encoded by the coding sequence ATGTTAGGGATTTCTGATATAAAAACTAAAGAAGTTATTAATATTGCTACAGGTGAAAGACTAGGATATGTGTATGATTTTGAAATTGATATGGAGAAGGGTAAAATAACATCATTTGTTCTTCCCAGTAATACTAAAGGATTAGGTATATTTTCTAAACCAAATGATATTATAATTTACTGGGAAGATATAATTAAAATAGGCGCAGATACAATTTTAATAGATATTTCAGAGGAAATATAA